The Negativicoccus succinicivorans genome includes a region encoding these proteins:
- a CDS encoding FeoA family protein: MAERTLAQLRPGETGEITRVEGRGNVQHRLIDMGVVRGARATVMKEAPLGDPIEIKVKGFNLSLRKAEAEMIYVKTQEEQDESD, encoded by the coding sequence ATGGCGGAGCGGACATTAGCGCAGTTGCGCCCGGGAGAAACGGGCGAGATTACACGTGTCGAGGGGCGCGGTAATGTGCAGCATCGATTGATTGATATGGGAGTTGTACGAGGGGCTCGGGCAACGGTGATGAAAGAGGCACCCCTGGGCGATCCGATCGAAATTAAAGTCAAAGGTTTTAATTTATCTTTACGCAAGGCAGAAGCCGAGATGATTTACGTAAAGACGCAGGAGGAACAAGATGAAAGCGATTAA
- the upp gene encoding uracil phosphoribosyltransferase encodes MAVHILDHPLIQHKVTLIRDKNTSSKDFRELLQEITLLMGYEITRDLPLEDVEVETPITKTIGKRLAGKKMGIVPVLRAGLGMVEALLDLIPSARVGHIGLYRDPQTLKPVEYYCKLPSDIGERFFIVTDPMLATGGSASAAITLLKERGAKTIKLMCLVAAPQGVEVVQKEHPDVDIYVAVLDDHLNEKGYIVPGLGDAGDRIFGTK; translated from the coding sequence ATGGCTGTACATATTCTGGACCATCCGCTGATTCAACATAAAGTCACTTTAATTCGTGACAAAAATACAAGTTCCAAAGATTTTCGTGAACTTCTGCAGGAAATCACATTGTTGATGGGTTACGAAATCACGCGTGATTTGCCGTTGGAAGATGTCGAAGTGGAAACGCCGATTACTAAGACGATAGGTAAACGTCTGGCCGGTAAAAAAATGGGCATTGTGCCTGTACTGCGTGCCGGTCTCGGCATGGTTGAAGCGTTGCTTGATTTGATTCCGAGTGCGCGCGTCGGTCATATCGGTTTGTATCGTGATCCGCAAACATTGAAGCCGGTGGAATACTATTGCAAGTTGCCGTCCGATATCGGGGAGCGCTTTTTCATCGTTACTGACCCGATGCTTGCGACCGGCGGTTCGGCCTCAGCTGCGATTACGCTTTTAAAAGAACGCGGTGCGAAAACGATTAAGTTGATGTGCCTTGTCGCGGCCCCGCAAGGCGTTGAAGTGGTACAAAAAGAACATCCCGATGTGGATATCTATGTAGCGGTTCTTGATGATCATCTTAACGAAAAAGGATATATTGTTCCCGGTCTGGGCGACGCGGGCGACAGAATCTTCGGCACTAAATAA
- the glyA gene encoding serine hydroxymethyltransferase, with protein MQKLREQDAELFAYITDELHRQQNKWELIASENFVSEAVLEAQGSILTNKYAEGYPGKRYYGGCQFVDKVENLARDRAKELFGCDHVNVQPHSGSQANFGVYFALLKPNDTIMGMDLSHGGHLTHGSPVNVSGNYFNVVSYGVDRETECIDYDEMEKIAREARPKLIIGGGSAYSRIIDFERMAAIAHAVDAIFMVDMAHIAGLVAAGVHPSPVPFADIVTTTTHKTLRGPRGGMIMATEKYAKAVDKAIFPGIQGGPLMHVIAAKAVAFGEALQPEFKAYAKQIIANAKVLGDTLVENGLRAVTGGTDNHLLLIDVQGLGITGKDAEHVLDEVGITCNKNTIPFETQSPFITSGIRLGSPALTTRGFKEEDFKTVGRVIASVLKAPQDASVAEKARKEVATLCEKYPIYK; from the coding sequence ATGCAAAAGTTACGCGAACAGGATGCAGAATTATTTGCTTACATTACCGATGAATTGCATCGGCAGCAAAACAAATGGGAACTGATTGCTTCAGAAAACTTTGTCAGTGAGGCTGTTCTCGAAGCCCAGGGCAGTATTTTAACGAATAAATACGCTGAAGGGTATCCGGGAAAACGTTACTACGGCGGCTGCCAATTTGTCGATAAAGTAGAGAATTTGGCGCGCGATCGAGCCAAAGAACTGTTTGGCTGTGACCATGTTAACGTGCAGCCACATTCCGGTTCACAGGCCAATTTCGGTGTATATTTCGCGTTGCTCAAGCCGAACGATACGATCATGGGCATGGACCTTTCCCATGGTGGCCATTTGACTCACGGCAGTCCGGTCAATGTCTCGGGGAATTATTTCAATGTTGTTTCCTACGGGGTGGATCGGGAAACGGAATGCATCGATTATGACGAAATGGAAAAAATCGCTCGAGAAGCGAGACCGAAGCTGATTATCGGCGGCGGTAGCGCCTACTCGCGGATCATCGATTTTGAACGTATGGCGGCGATTGCGCATGCCGTCGATGCAATTTTCATGGTGGACATGGCGCACATTGCAGGTCTTGTCGCGGCGGGTGTACATCCGAGTCCGGTGCCGTTTGCCGATATCGTAACAACGACTACGCACAAAACTTTGCGCGGACCTCGCGGTGGTATGATCATGGCGACGGAAAAATATGCGAAGGCCGTTGACAAAGCGATTTTCCCGGGCATCCAGGGCGGGCCGTTGATGCATGTCATCGCCGCCAAGGCGGTGGCTTTCGGCGAAGCATTGCAGCCGGAATTTAAAGCCTATGCGAAACAGATTATCGCCAATGCCAAGGTGCTTGGCGACACATTGGTGGAAAACGGTTTGCGTGCCGTCACGGGCGGTACGGACAATCATTTGTTGCTGATTGATGTACAAGGTCTCGGGATCACCGGCAAAGACGCGGAACATGTTTTGGATGAAGTGGGCATTACCTGTAACAAGAATACGATTCCGTTCGAAACGCAAAGTCCGTTCATCACGAGCGGTATTCGTCTCGGTTCGCCGGCCTTGACGACACGCGGTTTCAAGGAAGAAGATTTCAAAACGGTAGGGCGTGTGATCGCGTCTGTTTTGAAAGCACCGCAGGATGCATCCGTCGCGGAAAAAGCACGTAAAGAAGTCGCGACACTTTGTGAAAAATATCCGATTTATAAATAA
- a CDS encoding TIGR01440 family protein has translation MSEIYEQTKAAFTELCEIAQFAPQDLIVVGGSSSEIRGGHIGKDSSAEVGEEAIKALMEVAQAQHLELAIQCCEHLNRALVVERKTAERLHLQQVTVVPWLHAGGSFSTNAMALFDDPVVVEEVSAAGGLDIGCTMIGMHLRRVVVPVRLQQNHIGAALVVAARTRFPLIGGERARYTKA, from the coding sequence ATGAGTGAAATATATGAACAGACCAAAGCGGCTTTTACCGAGCTTTGCGAGATCGCGCAATTTGCTCCGCAAGACTTAATCGTGGTTGGCGGTTCATCCAGTGAAATTCGCGGCGGTCATATCGGCAAAGACAGCTCCGCGGAAGTGGGCGAAGAAGCGATTAAGGCATTGATGGAAGTGGCGCAGGCTCAACATTTGGAACTGGCGATTCAATGCTGCGAACATTTAAACCGTGCGCTGGTTGTCGAACGTAAAACGGCGGAACGCTTACATTTGCAACAAGTTACGGTCGTGCCGTGGCTGCATGCAGGCGGTTCTTTTTCCACCAATGCGATGGCGCTTTTTGACGATCCGGTTGTGGTGGAGGAAGTATCGGCGGCGGGCGGCCTGGATATTGGTTGCACGATGATCGGCATGCATTTACGTCGCGTGGTAGTGCCGGTGCGACTGCAACAAAATCATATCGGTGCGGCTTTGGTAGTCGCGGCGCGAACAAGATTTCCGCTGATCGGAGGCGAACGAGCCCGTTATACAAAGGCATAA
- the rpiB gene encoding ribose 5-phosphate isomerase B, with amino-acid sequence MKIVIGSDHGGFHLKETIRRELAEEGYEVKDVGTHSLDSCDYPLIAQDATAAILAGEAELGILICGTGIGIGIAANKVPGIRAALCHDVFSAKASRAHNNANILTMGERVIGPGLALEIVHAFLEGQFEGGRHERRVNEITALEQGGATHE; translated from the coding sequence ATGAAGATAGTGATCGGCAGTGATCATGGCGGATTTCATTTGAAAGAAACGATTCGTCGTGAACTCGCAGAGGAAGGTTATGAAGTAAAAGATGTGGGGACTCACTCGTTAGATTCTTGTGATTATCCCTTAATTGCGCAGGATGCCACTGCGGCGATACTCGCCGGTGAAGCCGAGCTGGGCATTTTGATTTGCGGCACGGGGATCGGTATCGGCATCGCCGCGAACAAAGTGCCGGGCATTCGTGCCGCGCTTTGTCATGATGTCTTTTCCGCGAAAGCATCGCGCGCGCATAATAATGCCAACATTTTGACGATGGGAGAGCGCGTCATCGGACCGGGCTTGGCGCTGGAAATTGTGCACGCCTTTTTGGAAGGTCAATTCGAAGGCGGTCGTCACGAGCGTCGGGTGAATGAAATTACAGCACTGGAACAGGGAGGCGCTACGCATGAGTGA
- a CDS encoding low molecular weight protein arginine phosphatase, producing MKVVFVCTGNTCRSPMAEAMWRYLMKDVTDDSHTVHSAGLAPAIGMPAAPLAVAELSRREIPFSGHTAKALTRDMLQNSDAVVVMTQSQRDLLRRSFGELEKKIQTLGEWSGLGGEIPDPFGGDASLYAQCASSIWEHLAAAKQRLYPEHGDTK from the coding sequence ATGAAAGTCGTATTTGTATGTACGGGCAATACCTGTCGCAGTCCGATGGCGGAAGCGATGTGGCGATATTTAATGAAAGATGTTACTGACGATTCACACACGGTCCACTCGGCGGGCTTGGCACCGGCCATCGGTATGCCGGCGGCGCCGTTGGCAGTGGCGGAACTGTCACGTCGTGAGATTCCGTTTTCCGGGCATACCGCAAAAGCATTGACACGGGACATGTTACAAAATTCGGATGCGGTCGTGGTGATGACGCAAAGCCAACGCGATCTTTTACGGCGCTCGTTCGGTGAGCTGGAAAAGAAAATCCAAACACTTGGCGAATGGAGCGGTTTGGGCGGAGAAATCCCCGATCCTTTCGGCGGTGACGCAAGCTTGTATGCGCAATGTGCAAGCTCGATTTGGGAGCATCTCGCAGCGGCGAAACAAAGACTTTATCCGGAGCATGGCGACACAAAATAA
- a CDS encoding L-threonylcarbamoyladenylate synthase, translating to MKTKYVTIDHSRPLGPQVAPWGEILRAGGLVAFPTETVYGLGANGLDSEAAKKIYVAKGRPSDNPLILHVLDRDGLAPLVKEIPPLVDRLISEFWPGPLTLVLPKSDIVPTTVTGGGATVAVRAPSQPVARALITAAGVPLAAPSANLSGRPSPVTAPAVRHDLDGRVDVILDDGACRIGLESTVVSLQENELVIYRPGAITLEMLSAFAPTRLDTALVTGQGIPKAPGMKYRHYAPRVPVYLYTGETEKIRAALAKTYDSRRGYLVSAETARALPAGENIYIWGEAADAAAYAAHLYQGLLYLDETAAEEIYAEGISDQGIGLAVMNRLLKAAAYQVREVK from the coding sequence ATGAAAACAAAGTATGTAACAATTGATCACTCACGGCCGCTGGGTCCGCAGGTGGCTCCATGGGGTGAAATTCTGCGGGCCGGCGGCCTTGTCGCATTTCCGACGGAAACGGTATACGGGTTAGGGGCCAACGGCTTGGATAGTGAGGCGGCGAAAAAAATTTATGTTGCCAAAGGACGTCCGAGCGACAATCCGCTGATTTTACATGTGCTGGATCGCGACGGCCTGGCGCCTTTGGTAAAGGAAATTCCGCCGCTTGTTGACCGACTTATTTCCGAATTTTGGCCGGGACCGCTGACATTGGTATTGCCGAAATCGGACATCGTTCCGACAACAGTGACGGGGGGCGGTGCGACGGTAGCTGTACGGGCGCCGAGTCAGCCGGTGGCGCGCGCTTTAATTACGGCGGCAGGCGTACCTTTGGCCGCGCCCAGCGCGAATTTGTCCGGACGGCCGAGTCCAGTGACCGCGCCGGCGGTGCGGCATGACTTGGACGGCAGAGTGGATGTCATTTTAGATGACGGCGCTTGCCGGATCGGCTTGGAATCGACCGTGGTATCACTGCAGGAAAATGAACTTGTCATATATCGACCGGGAGCGATTACCTTGGAAATGCTGTCCGCCTTTGCGCCGACGCGTTTGGATACGGCGCTTGTCACAGGTCAAGGCATTCCGAAAGCGCCGGGCATGAAGTACCGTCATTACGCGCCGCGTGTACCGGTGTATTTATATACGGGAGAAACTGAAAAAATTCGCGCAGCGCTGGCAAAAACGTACGACTCTCGCCGCGGCTACCTGGTAAGCGCCGAGACGGCGCGCGCCTTACCTGCCGGTGAGAATATCTATATTTGGGGCGAGGCAGCTGACGCTGCAGCGTATGCGGCGCATTTATACCAGGGCTTGCTGTATCTTGACGAGACGGCGGCGGAGGAGATTTATGCCGAAGGTATTTCCGATCAGGGCATCGGGCTTGCGGTCATGAATCGCCTTTTGAAAGCGGCCGCGTACCAGGTTCGAGAGGTGAAATAA
- the prmC gene encoding peptide chain release factor N(5)-glutamine methyltransferase, whose amino-acid sequence MANELWTIGRMLQWLVAYFTKHEIENPRLDADLLVAEVLDVNRLYLYTHFERPLEASELARLKTYIQRRIEGYSVAAIVGKKEFMRLPFVVTKDVLIPRPATETLVETVLEHCGETPLRVLDIGTGSGAIILSLLHYRPQWTGIACDISAAALAVARQNAVRLEVSDRVEIIESDLFRSLADQTFDIIVSNPPYIPDGDIEDLAPEVRHEPMTALRGGEDGLAIYRRMIPAMVPHLRKGALCAVEIGAEQGAAVSALVREVNAFSEPAVRQDLQNLDRVVWWKRI is encoded by the coding sequence ATGGCGAACGAGCTCTGGACGATCGGTCGTATGCTGCAATGGCTGGTGGCGTATTTTACCAAGCACGAAATAGAAAACCCGCGTTTGGATGCCGACTTATTGGTAGCGGAAGTGCTCGATGTCAATCGATTATATTTGTATACGCACTTTGAACGTCCGCTCGAAGCGTCCGAACTCGCCCGACTGAAAACATATATTCAACGTCGCATCGAAGGCTACAGCGTCGCGGCGATCGTTGGTAAAAAAGAATTTATGCGCTTGCCTTTTGTGGTGACAAAAGATGTTTTGATCCCGCGTCCGGCGACGGAAACGCTCGTGGAAACGGTACTGGAGCACTGCGGTGAAACGCCTTTGCGGGTATTGGATATCGGTACCGGCAGCGGCGCGATCATCTTGAGCCTTTTGCACTATCGTCCGCAATGGACAGGCATTGCTTGCGATATCTCCGCTGCCGCCTTGGCGGTTGCGAGGCAAAATGCGGTGCGTTTGGAAGTAAGCGATCGCGTGGAAATAATCGAGAGTGATCTTTTTCGCTCACTTGCCGATCAAACATTTGATATTATCGTGTCTAATCCGCCGTATATTCCCGATGGGGATATTGAAGACCTTGCGCCGGAAGTACGGCACGAACCGATGACTGCGTTGCGCGGCGGAGAAGACGGCTTAGCCATTTACCGCCGAATGATTCCGGCCATGGTACCTCATTTGCGCAAAGGTGCGCTTTGTGCGGTGGAGATCGGCGCGGAGCAGGGGGCCGCGGTAAGCGCTCTTGTGCGTGAAGTGAACGCGTTCAGCGAACCTGCCGTCAGGCAGGATCTGCAGAATCTTGATCGTGTAGTTTGGTGGAAACGGATATGA
- the prfA gene encoding peptide chain release factor 1 — protein sequence MLEDKLQTVEDTFLDLEQQISDPDVIAQQAKWRALMQQHAALAETVETFREYKKAVAGIREAEELLNDKDQDADMLALAKEELAENKQAKAELAERLKILLLPKDPNDEKNVIVEIRAGAGGDEAALFAAELMRMYTHYAEAQGWHCDLIDWNETGLGGYKEVVFSITGVGAYSKLKYESGVHRVQRVPETESGGRVHTSTVTVAILPEAEDVEIEIKPSDLRIDTYCASGAGGQYVNRTETAVRITHLPTGLVVTCQDEKSQAKNKDKAMRVLKARLYDLAQQEADAKLAADRKSQVGTGDRSERIRTYNFPQGRVTDHRINVTIYQLQAVLDGDLEELLSGLIAADQAAKLAESEN from the coding sequence ATGTTAGAGGATAAATTACAAACGGTCGAAGATACTTTTTTAGATTTAGAGCAGCAAATCAGCGATCCGGACGTTATCGCGCAGCAGGCAAAGTGGCGCGCGTTGATGCAGCAGCATGCCGCCTTGGCGGAAACGGTCGAAACGTTTCGCGAGTACAAAAAAGCTGTGGCCGGCATTCGTGAAGCAGAAGAATTACTGAACGATAAAGACCAGGACGCGGATATGCTGGCTCTGGCAAAAGAGGAACTCGCTGAGAATAAACAGGCAAAAGCGGAACTTGCCGAGCGGTTGAAAATCTTATTATTACCGAAAGATCCCAACGATGAGAAAAACGTCATCGTGGAAATTCGCGCCGGCGCCGGCGGCGATGAGGCGGCTTTATTCGCCGCGGAGTTAATGCGCATGTATACGCATTACGCCGAAGCGCAAGGCTGGCATTGCGATTTGATCGATTGGAATGAAACCGGTTTGGGCGGCTATAAAGAAGTCGTCTTTTCGATCACAGGAGTCGGTGCGTATTCCAAATTGAAATACGAAAGCGGCGTACATCGTGTGCAACGTGTGCCTGAAACCGAAAGCGGCGGTCGTGTCCACACATCGACGGTGACGGTGGCCATTTTACCGGAAGCGGAAGATGTGGAAATCGAAATCAAACCGTCGGATCTGCGCATCGATACGTATTGCGCATCGGGGGCAGGCGGTCAGTACGTCAACCGTACGGAAACCGCTGTACGCATTACGCATTTGCCGACCGGCCTGGTAGTGACCTGCCAGGATGAGAAAAGTCAGGCCAAAAACAAAGATAAAGCAATGCGCGTACTAAAAGCGCGTCTTTACGATTTAGCGCAACAGGAAGCGGATGCGAAACTGGCGGCTGACCGTAAGAGTCAAGTGGGAACCGGCGATCGTTCCGAACGCATTCGCACGTATAATTTCCCGCAAGGTCGTGTGACGGATCATCGTATCAATGTAACGATTTACCAGCTGCAGGCGGTACTTGACGGCGATTTGGAAGAACTGTTATCCGGCTTGATTGCTGCGGATCAGGCGGCCAAACTGGCGGAAAGCGAGAACTGA
- a CDS encoding DUF1385 domain-containing protein, with translation MMRGPEYVATAVREAGGDIVIKKDRVLPLGAKYPILSKPLLRGMVALYESLVIGMRSLMFSAQVAGEEDEKLDDKEIYTTMAVSTIFAAVLFLAIPTYAAKFIPGTGSNHVLLNLAEGILRLLIFLAYLYGISRTKDIQRVFEYHGAEHKTIYCYEKNLPLTVENVRPQSRLHPRCGTNFLLMVVIVSIFVFAFLGWPSLWERFLSRIILMPVVAGLAYEWIRLAARSDNSLVQALVKPGLWLQNITTRPPDDSQIEVAIAAMNAAKPQEEYVRG, from the coding sequence ATGATGCGCGGACCGGAGTATGTTGCCACGGCGGTTCGTGAGGCCGGCGGCGATATCGTCATAAAAAAGGACAGAGTATTGCCCTTAGGCGCGAAGTATCCGATTTTAAGCAAGCCTTTGCTGCGCGGTATGGTAGCGCTGTACGAGTCGCTTGTCATCGGCATGCGTTCCCTGATGTTTTCGGCGCAGGTCGCGGGCGAAGAAGACGAAAAGCTGGACGATAAAGAGATTTATACGACGATGGCGGTGTCAACGATATTTGCCGCGGTTTTGTTTCTGGCGATTCCGACATACGCGGCTAAATTTATCCCGGGGACGGGTTCCAACCATGTTTTGTTGAATTTGGCGGAAGGAATCTTGCGGCTCCTGATCTTTTTAGCGTATTTATACGGCATTTCGCGGACGAAAGATATTCAGCGCGTATTCGAGTATCATGGTGCCGAGCATAAAACGATTTACTGCTATGAAAAGAATTTACCGCTGACGGTCGAAAATGTTCGTCCGCAATCCCGATTACATCCGCGTTGCGGCACGAATTTTTTGCTGATGGTTGTGATTGTCAGTATTTTTGTGTTTGCGTTTTTAGGTTGGCCAAGTTTGTGGGAACGCTTTCTTTCCCGCATTATTTTGATGCCTGTCGTGGCGGGCCTTGCCTATGAATGGATTCGGCTGGCTGCGCGCAGCGACAATTCGTTGGTGCAGGCATTGGTAAAACCGGGACTGTGGCTGCAGAATATTACCACTCGCCCGCCGGATGACAGTCAGATCGAAGTCGCCATTGCCGCGATGAACGCGGCCAAGCCGCAGGAGGAATATGTTAGAGGATAA
- a CDS encoding type B 50S ribosomal protein L31 — translation MKKGIHPEYHPVVFQDAGADYAFLTRSTMTSSQTIKWEDGNEYPLVNVDISSKSHPYYTGQQRFAKARGRIEKFNKRYGKESE, via the coding sequence GTGAAGAAAGGAATTCATCCCGAATATCATCCGGTCGTATTCCAAGACGCCGGCGCGGATTACGCGTTTTTGACTCGTTCCACAATGACGTCGAGCCAGACAATTAAATGGGAAGACGGCAACGAATACCCCCTGGTCAACGTGGATATCAGTAGCAAATCGCATCCGTACTATACGGGCCAGCAGCGTTTCGCGAAAGCGCGCGGCCGTATTGAAAAATTCAATAAACGATACGGCAAAGAGAGCGAATAA
- the trxA gene encoding thioredoxin — protein MANITEITTAQEFESEVKSEKGAVLVDFWASWCGPCKMITPVVDKLAEEYAGKIKVVKVNVDEGGDLAGQMDVMGVPSLIFFQNGEEVKRIVGNRPDELKAAFAEYAK, from the coding sequence ATGGCAAATATTACAGAAATTACCACTGCACAAGAATTTGAATCGGAAGTAAAATCTGAAAAAGGCGCTGTATTGGTTGATTTTTGGGCTTCGTGGTGCGGCCCGTGTAAAATGATTACGCCGGTAGTTGATAAGCTCGCAGAAGAATACGCGGGCAAGATCAAAGTTGTCAAAGTGAATGTGGATGAAGGCGGCGACCTCGCCGGTCAAATGGACGTAATGGGCGTACCGAGCCTCATTTTCTTCCAGAACGGCGAAGAAGTAAAACGAATCGTCGGCAATCGTCCGGATGAACTGAAAGCGGCATTTGCGGAATACGCAAAATAA
- a CDS encoding Nif3-like dinuclear metal center hexameric protein, with amino-acid sequence MRIRKIMQALEEWAPPKLAEDWDNVGLLVGDPETEVTGVLTALDVTKENICYAKEHGINLIVAHHPILFKPLKQLVAGDPVADLVRLLVQNDIACYAAHTNLDIATAGVNDLLAEQIGLVDVKGLVPVHSEPFYKVAVFTPQTHADAVRAAMGDHGAGALGDYSHCTFSAQGQGRFLPLAGAQPFLGNPGQVETVEEERVEAIVSAHDLNAVLRAMLDAHPYEEAAYDVYPLERPRETSYLGRIGRFPKALSLGDVLKKIQTALEIPVLRYAGQRATIERVALCSGASMEFADAAVQKGADLYLTADVKYHEAQRAAAQGIVVVDGHHYHTEIKIADRLADYLAQMLATDGVRLNIVADPVRADIFSFWGN; translated from the coding sequence ATGCGAATCCGAAAGATAATGCAGGCATTGGAAGAATGGGCGCCGCCGAAATTGGCGGAAGACTGGGACAATGTAGGATTGCTGGTCGGCGATCCGGAGACGGAAGTGACAGGTGTTTTGACGGCGCTTGATGTCACGAAAGAAAATATCTGTTATGCGAAAGAGCACGGTATCAACCTCATCGTTGCGCATCATCCGATTCTGTTCAAACCGTTGAAGCAATTGGTCGCCGGAGACCCGGTTGCGGACTTAGTGAGACTTTTAGTGCAAAACGATATCGCCTGCTACGCCGCGCATACGAATTTGGATATTGCGACCGCGGGTGTAAATGATCTGTTGGCGGAGCAAATCGGGCTTGTTGATGTCAAAGGACTTGTACCGGTACATAGCGAGCCGTTTTACAAAGTGGCGGTATTCACACCGCAAACGCATGCAGACGCAGTCCGCGCCGCCATGGGCGATCACGGTGCCGGCGCGCTCGGCGATTACTCGCATTGCACGTTCAGTGCGCAGGGACAGGGACGCTTTTTACCGTTAGCCGGCGCGCAGCCTTTTTTGGGGAATCCGGGACAAGTGGAAACGGTCGAGGAAGAACGCGTGGAAGCCATCGTGTCGGCACATGACTTGAACGCAGTACTCCGCGCGATGCTTGACGCGCATCCCTACGAAGAAGCGGCGTATGATGTGTATCCTTTGGAACGACCGCGGGAAACCTCTTACTTGGGACGGATCGGCCGTTTTCCTAAAGCGCTGTCGCTGGGCGATGTGCTCAAGAAAATTCAAACCGCCTTGGAGATTCCGGTATTGCGGTATGCCGGCCAACGTGCAACCATTGAACGCGTTGCGCTTTGCAGCGGCGCCAGTATGGAATTCGCCGATGCCGCGGTGCAGAAGGGCGCGGATTTATATTTGACCGCCGACGTCAAATACCACGAGGCGCAGCGTGCCGCGGCGCAGGGAATCGTGGTAGTCGACGGACATCATTACCACACGGAGATCAAAATTGCCGATCGTCTGGCGGATTATTTAGCGCAAATGCTTGCGACGGATGGCGTCCGCCTGAACATCGTCGCTGATCCTGTGCGGGCAGATATATTTTCATTTTGGGGAAATTGA
- a CDS encoding tRNA (adenine(22)-N(1))-methyltransferase — MPDGAAPSVTLSPRLQTVADAVPVCDTVADIGSDHGYVSLYLLEKKRARHVIVSDLRKGPLATARQNFCRTQCSAQADFRLGSGLEILQADEADGIILAGMGGPLMRELLQARPEVYQKLAFIILQPMTGQALLRRSLRELGLKIDREWLCEEGKHLYEIIRVVPGTQNLPEELAAVGPYLWESRAPMLARHLQRLIQRAQAHRNGLLHAKERSAARQVELYSLEKHIAQWKEMLQQCESER; from the coding sequence ATGCCGGATGGCGCAGCGCCTTCTGTAACGTTGTCACCACGTTTGCAAACCGTTGCGGATGCCGTGCCCGTGTGCGATACTGTAGCTGATATCGGTAGCGATCACGGCTACGTGTCCTTGTACCTGCTCGAAAAAAAGCGGGCGCGTCACGTTATCGTCAGCGATTTACGGAAAGGTCCGTTGGCAACGGCGCGGCAAAATTTTTGCCGAACGCAATGCAGCGCGCAGGCTGATTTTCGTCTGGGCAGCGGCCTGGAAATTTTACAGGCTGACGAGGCGGACGGTATTATTTTGGCGGGAATGGGCGGTCCGCTGATGCGGGAACTTTTACAGGCGCGGCCGGAAGTATATCAAAAGCTGGCGTTTATTATTTTGCAGCCGATGACGGGGCAGGCGCTGTTGCGACGAAGTTTGCGGGAACTCGGTCTGAAAATTGATCGGGAATGGCTTTGCGAAGAAGGCAAACACCTCTATGAAATCATTCGTGTCGTTCCCGGGACGCAGAATCTGCCGGAGGAACTCGCGGCGGTCGGGCCCTACCTTTGGGAAAGCCGCGCGCCGATGCTAGCCCGTCATCTGCAGCGATTAATTCAGCGCGCGCAAGCTCATCGCAACGGTCTATTGCACGCGAAAGAGCGATCTGCGGCACGACAGGTGGAATTATATTCATTGGAGAAACATATCGCACAGTGGAAGGAGATGCTGCAGCAATGCGAATCCGAAAGATAA